The proteins below come from a single Mustela nigripes isolate SB6536 chromosome 14, MUSNIG.SB6536, whole genome shotgun sequence genomic window:
- the ZNF644 gene encoding zinc finger protein 644 isoform X1: MRLFLQRDVNKTKSRLNVLNGLANNMDDVKINTDITGAKEELLDNNSFISDKESGVHKPKDCQTSFQINNTLTLPEELSKDKSEKALSGGQSTLFIHAGAPTVSSENFILPKGAAVNGPVLHSSLAKTSNMNKGSVSLTTGQPVDQPTTESCSTLKVAPDLQLSTPQKASQHQVLFLLSDVAHAKNPTHSIKKLPTSASVGCDIQNSVGSSIKSESTLISQVEVGEDSDDLLVKDDCVDTLTGISSGTDEFRSENDTNWDPQKEFIQFLMTNEDTVDKAPVHSKVGLEKKRKRKMDVSKITRYTEDCFSDSNCTPNKSKMLEVDFLEQNEELQAIDSQKYALSKVKPESTDEDLESVDAFQHLIYNPDKCGEDSSPVHSSTFLSNTLKKKCEESDSESPATFSTEEPSFYPCTKCNVNFREKKHLHRHMMYHLDGNSHFRHLNVPRPYACRECGRTFRDRNSLLKHMIIHQERRQKLMEEIRELKELQDEGRSARLQCPQCVFGTNCPKTFVQHAKTHEKDKRYYCCEECNFMAVTENELECHRGIAHGAVVKCPIVSSNVAQRKTQKKTFMKDSIIGSSKKSATYICKMCPFTTSARSILKKHMEYLHSSSCIDSFGSPLGLDKRKSDILEEPIDIDSTKPLIKQQSTTFPKNSALKQDVKRTFGSSSQSSNFSKFHKRPHRIQKARKSIAQSGVNVCNQNNSHKTVMIKSSTDQKPKYFHQAAKEKSNAKANSNYLYRHKYENYRMIKKSGESYPLHFKKEEPSSLNSLHLFSSSGNSHNNSFISDPQNSDTKRPESFKEHRRVAVKRVVKESKKESSVGGEDLDSYPDFLHKMTVVVLQKLNSAEKKDSYETEDESSWDNVELGDYTTQAIEDETYNDINQEHVNLFPLFKSKVEGQEPGENATLSYDQNDGFYFEYYEDAGTNNFLHDIHDPQHLENAETSLSKHSSVFHWTDLSLEKKSCPYCPATFETGVGLSNHVRGHLHRAGLSYEARHVVSPEQIATSDKMQHFKRTGTGTPVKRVRKAIEKSETTSEHTCQLCGGWFDTKIGLSNHVRGHLKRLGKTKWDAHKSPICVLNEMMQNEEKYEKILKALNSRRIIPRPFVAQKFASSDDFLSQNVIPLEAYRNGLKTEALSVSASEEEGLSFLNEYDETKPELPSGKKNQSLTLIELLKNKRMGEERNSAISPQKIHNQTARKRFVQKCVLPLSEDSPLMYQPQRMDLTMHSGMPVKLRTCVHCNTTFTSAVSLSNHLRAYARKKSAGLLTGTALDCKQKKSRSRSGSKKKMLSLPHGADEVYILRCRFCGLVFRGPLSVQEDWIKHLQRHIVNANLPRTGAGMVEVTSLLKKPASITETSFSLLMAEAAS, from the exons aCTAAATGTGTTAAATGGGCTTGCCAACAATATGGATGATGTGAAGATAAACACCGATATTACTGGTGCTAAAGAAGAACTCCTAGATAACAACAGTTTTATCTCAGACAAAGAAAGTGGAGTTCATAAACCAAAAGATTGTCAAACAtcctttcagataaataatacGCTCACTCTGCCTGAAGAACTGTCAAAGGACAAATCTGAAAAAGCCTTAAGTGGAGGCCAGTCTACTCTGTTTATACATGCTGGTGCTCCTACTGTTTCTAGTGAAAATTTTATCTTGCCTAAAGGAGCTGCTGTTAATGGACCAGTTTTACACTCCTCCTTAGCTAAGACTTCCAATATGAATAAAGGCAGCGTTTCATTAACCACTGGACAACCTGTGGATCAGCCAACAACAGAATCTTGTTCAACTTTGAAGGTGGCACCTGATCTTCAACTATCTACACCACAGAAAGCAAGTCAAcaccaagttttatttttgttatcagATGTAGCACATGCTAAAAATCCAACCCATTCCATTAAAAAACTACCTACCTCTGCTTCCGTTGGTTGTGACATTCAGAATTCAGTAGGGAGTAGTATAAAGTCAGAGAGCACTTTAATAAGTCAAGTAGAGGTGGGTGAGGATAGTGATGATTTATTGGTAAAAGATGATTGTGTCGATACATTGACAGGAATTTCCTCAGGTACAGATGAATTTAGGTCAGAAAATGACACAAACTGGGATCCCCAAAAAGAGTTCATTCAGTTTCTTATGACTAATGAAGACACAGTGGATAAAGCTCCAGTTCACTCTAAAGTAGgtctagagaaaaagagaaagcgaAAAATGGATGTAAGCAAGATTACTCGTTATACTGAGGATTGCTTTAGTGATTCTAATTGTACACCCAATAAGTCAAAAATGCTAGAGGTAGACTTTCTGGAACAGAATGAAGAACTACAAGCAATAGACTCACAGAAATATGCATTATCAAAAGTGAAGCCTGAATCAACTGATGAAGACTTGGAATCTGTggatgcttttcagcatctaatTTATAACCCAGATAAGTGTGGAGAAGACAGTTCACCTGTTCATAGTAGCACTTTTCTTTCaaataccttaaaaaagaaatgtgaagaaagTGATTCCGAGTCACCTGCTACTTTCAGCACTGAAGAGCCATCGTTCTACCCCTGTACAAAGTGCAATGTGAATTTTAGGGAGAAAAAGCACCTCCACAGGCATATGATGTATCATTTAGATGGGAATAGCCACTTTCGCCATCTTAATGTCCCAAGGCCATATGCTTGTAGAGAATGTGGACGGACATTTCGAGATCGTAACTCACTTCTAAAGCATATGATTATTCaccaagaaagaagacagaagttGATGGAGGAAATTCGTGAATTGAAAGAACTTCAGGATGAAGGAAGAAGTGCACGATTACAGTGCCCACAGTGTGTGTTTGGTACCAATTGCCCTAAGACATTTGTGCAGCATGCTAAAACCcatgaaaaagataaaaggtaCTACTGTTGTGAAGAGTGTAACTTCATGGCAGTGACAGAAAATGAATTAGAATGCCATCGAGGCATTGCCCATGGAGCAGTGGTAAAATGCCCTATCGTCAGTTCTAATGTAGCCCAGAGAAAAACGCAAAAAAAGACTTTCATGAAAGATTCTATTATAGGATCATCCAAAAAATCAGCCACCTACATATGTAAGATGTGTCCTTTTACTACTTCAgccagaagtattttaaaaaaacacatggagTACTTGCATTCATCATCATGCATTGATTCATTTGGTAGTCCTCTTGGActtgataaaagaaaaagtgacattCTCGAAGAACCTATCGATATTGATAGCACTAAACCATTAATTAAACAGCAGTCAACCACATTTCCAAAGAACTCTGCTTTAAAACAAGATGTAAAGCGAACATTTGGATCATCCTCACAATCAAGTAATTTTTCCAAATTCCATAAGAGACCACACAGGATACAAAAAGCTCGGAAAAGCATTGCCCAGTCAGGTGTAAACGTGTGCAATCAAAACAATTCTCACAAGACTGTTATGATTAAAAGCAGCACTGACCAAAAACCGAAGTATTTTCAtcaagcagcaaaagaaaaatctaatgCCAAGGCAAACAGCAACTATTTATATAGACACAAATATGAAAACTACAGGATGATCAAAAAATCAGGTGAATCATATCCTCtacatttcaaaaaagaagagCCCAGTTCATTAAATTCTTTACATCTGTTCTCATCATCAGGTAATTCTCACAACAATAGTTTCATTTCAGACCCTCAAAATTCTGACACCAAAAGGCCAGAAAGCTTCAAAGAACATAGGCGTGTAGCTGTAAAGAGAGTAGTTAAGGAGTCTAAGAAGGAAAGTTCTGTTGGAGGAGAAGACTTGGATAGCTATCCAGATTTCTTACATAAAATGACTGTTGTTGTTCTGCAAAAACTTAATTCCGCTGAAAAGAAAGATAGCTATGAAACAGAAGATGAAAGTTCCTGGGATAATGTTGAGCTAGGTGACTACACTACACAGGCTATAGAAGATGAAACCTATAATGATATTAATCAAGAACATGTAAACTTATTCCCGCTGTTTAAAAGCAAGGTGGAAGGTCAAGAGCCCGGAGAAAATGCTACCCTTAGTTATGATCAAAATGATggcttttattttgaatattatgaaGATGCTGGAACTAATAACTTTTTGCATGACATACATGATCCTCAGCATTTAGAAAATGCGGAAACTTCATTGTCAAAGCATAGTTCTGTTTTTCACTGGACTGATTTGTCTCTTGAGAAGAAATCATGTCCTTACTGCCCAGCAACATTTGAAACAGGTGTTGGATTGTCAAATCATGTCCGAGGACATCTTCACAGAGCTGGACTAAGCTATGAAGCCCGACATGTTGTATCACCAGAACAAATAGCCACAAGTGACAAAATGCAACATTTCAAAAGAACTGGCACAGGGACGCCTGTTAAGCGAGTTAGAAAAG ctatAGAGAAGTCTGAAACCACTTCTGAACACACTTGTCAGCTCTGTGGTGGTTGGTTTGATACTAAAATTGGATTATCGAATCATGTTAGAGGCCATCTGAAAAGACTTGGAAAGACCAAATGGGATGCTCACAAATCTCCAATCTGTGTTTTGAATGAGATGAtgcagaatgaagaaaaatatgaaaagatcttGAAAGCATTGAACAGTCGTCGTATTATTCCCAGACCATTTGTAGCTCAAAAATTTGCATCAAGTGATGACTTTCTGTCTCAAAATGTTATACCTCTTGAAGCATACCGTAATGGCCTAAAGACTGAAGCTTTATCAGTGTCTGCATCAGAAGAAGAAGGGCTGAGTTTCTTAAATGAATACGatgaaacaaaaccagaactgcccagtggaaaaaagaatcaGTCTCTTACACTGATagaactgcttaaaaataaaaggatgggagaagaaaggaattctGCTATTTCTCCTCAAAAAATTCATAATCAAACTGCAAGGAAGAGATTTGTTCAGAAGTGTGTTCTTCCATTAAGTGAAGACAGTCCATTGATGTATCAGCCACAAAGGATGGATTTGACTATGCACTCAG GTATGCCTGTGAAGCTTAGAACATGTGTGCATTGCAATACGACGTTTACAAGTGCTGTTAGCCTGTCCAACCACTTACGCGCTTATGCACGAAAGAAGAGTGCTGGACTTTTGACTGGTACAG
- the ZNF644 gene encoding zinc finger protein 644 isoform X3: MDDVKINTDITGAKEELLDNNSFISDKESGVHKPKDCQTSFQINNTLTLPEELSKDKSEKALSGGQSTLFIHAGAPTVSSENFILPKGAAVNGPVLHSSLAKTSNMNKGSVSLTTGQPVDQPTTESCSTLKVAPDLQLSTPQKASQHQVLFLLSDVAHAKNPTHSIKKLPTSASVGCDIQNSVGSSIKSESTLISQVEVGEDSDDLLVKDDCVDTLTGISSGTDEFRSENDTNWDPQKEFIQFLMTNEDTVDKAPVHSKVGLEKKRKRKMDVSKITRYTEDCFSDSNCTPNKSKMLEVDFLEQNEELQAIDSQKYALSKVKPESTDEDLESVDAFQHLIYNPDKCGEDSSPVHSSTFLSNTLKKKCEESDSESPATFSTEEPSFYPCTKCNVNFREKKHLHRHMMYHLDGNSHFRHLNVPRPYACRECGRTFRDRNSLLKHMIIHQERRQKLMEEIRELKELQDEGRSARLQCPQCVFGTNCPKTFVQHAKTHEKDKRYYCCEECNFMAVTENELECHRGIAHGAVVKCPIVSSNVAQRKTQKKTFMKDSIIGSSKKSATYICKMCPFTTSARSILKKHMEYLHSSSCIDSFGSPLGLDKRKSDILEEPIDIDSTKPLIKQQSTTFPKNSALKQDVKRTFGSSSQSSNFSKFHKRPHRIQKARKSIAQSGVNVCNQNNSHKTVMIKSSTDQKPKYFHQAAKEKSNAKANSNYLYRHKYENYRMIKKSGESYPLHFKKEEPSSLNSLHLFSSSGNSHNNSFISDPQNSDTKRPESFKEHRRVAVKRVVKESKKESSVGGEDLDSYPDFLHKMTVVVLQKLNSAEKKDSYETEDESSWDNVELGDYTTQAIEDETYNDINQEHVNLFPLFKSKVEGQEPGENATLSYDQNDGFYFEYYEDAGTNNFLHDIHDPQHLENAETSLSKHSSVFHWTDLSLEKKSCPYCPATFETGVGLSNHVRGHLHRAGLSYEARHVVSPEQIATSDKMQHFKRTGTGTPVKRVRKAIEKSETTSEHTCQLCGGWFDTKIGLSNHVRGHLKRLGKTKWDAHKSPICVLNEMMQNEEKYEKILKALNSRRIIPRPFVAQKFASSDDFLSQNVIPLEAYRNGLKTEALSVSASEEEGLSFLNEYDETKPELPSGKKNQSLTLIELLKNKRMGEERNSAISPQKIHNQTARKRFVQKCVLPLSEDSPLMYQPQRMDLTMHSALDCKQKKSRSRSGSKKKMLSLPHGADEVYILRCRFCGLVFRGPLSVQEDWIKHLQRHIVNANLPRTGAGMVEVTSLLKKPASITETSFSLLMAEAAS; the protein is encoded by the exons ATGGATGATGTGAAGATAAACACCGATATTACTGGTGCTAAAGAAGAACTCCTAGATAACAACAGTTTTATCTCAGACAAAGAAAGTGGAGTTCATAAACCAAAAGATTGTCAAACAtcctttcagataaataatacGCTCACTCTGCCTGAAGAACTGTCAAAGGACAAATCTGAAAAAGCCTTAAGTGGAGGCCAGTCTACTCTGTTTATACATGCTGGTGCTCCTACTGTTTCTAGTGAAAATTTTATCTTGCCTAAAGGAGCTGCTGTTAATGGACCAGTTTTACACTCCTCCTTAGCTAAGACTTCCAATATGAATAAAGGCAGCGTTTCATTAACCACTGGACAACCTGTGGATCAGCCAACAACAGAATCTTGTTCAACTTTGAAGGTGGCACCTGATCTTCAACTATCTACACCACAGAAAGCAAGTCAAcaccaagttttatttttgttatcagATGTAGCACATGCTAAAAATCCAACCCATTCCATTAAAAAACTACCTACCTCTGCTTCCGTTGGTTGTGACATTCAGAATTCAGTAGGGAGTAGTATAAAGTCAGAGAGCACTTTAATAAGTCAAGTAGAGGTGGGTGAGGATAGTGATGATTTATTGGTAAAAGATGATTGTGTCGATACATTGACAGGAATTTCCTCAGGTACAGATGAATTTAGGTCAGAAAATGACACAAACTGGGATCCCCAAAAAGAGTTCATTCAGTTTCTTATGACTAATGAAGACACAGTGGATAAAGCTCCAGTTCACTCTAAAGTAGgtctagagaaaaagagaaagcgaAAAATGGATGTAAGCAAGATTACTCGTTATACTGAGGATTGCTTTAGTGATTCTAATTGTACACCCAATAAGTCAAAAATGCTAGAGGTAGACTTTCTGGAACAGAATGAAGAACTACAAGCAATAGACTCACAGAAATATGCATTATCAAAAGTGAAGCCTGAATCAACTGATGAAGACTTGGAATCTGTggatgcttttcagcatctaatTTATAACCCAGATAAGTGTGGAGAAGACAGTTCACCTGTTCATAGTAGCACTTTTCTTTCaaataccttaaaaaagaaatgtgaagaaagTGATTCCGAGTCACCTGCTACTTTCAGCACTGAAGAGCCATCGTTCTACCCCTGTACAAAGTGCAATGTGAATTTTAGGGAGAAAAAGCACCTCCACAGGCATATGATGTATCATTTAGATGGGAATAGCCACTTTCGCCATCTTAATGTCCCAAGGCCATATGCTTGTAGAGAATGTGGACGGACATTTCGAGATCGTAACTCACTTCTAAAGCATATGATTATTCaccaagaaagaagacagaagttGATGGAGGAAATTCGTGAATTGAAAGAACTTCAGGATGAAGGAAGAAGTGCACGATTACAGTGCCCACAGTGTGTGTTTGGTACCAATTGCCCTAAGACATTTGTGCAGCATGCTAAAACCcatgaaaaagataaaaggtaCTACTGTTGTGAAGAGTGTAACTTCATGGCAGTGACAGAAAATGAATTAGAATGCCATCGAGGCATTGCCCATGGAGCAGTGGTAAAATGCCCTATCGTCAGTTCTAATGTAGCCCAGAGAAAAACGCAAAAAAAGACTTTCATGAAAGATTCTATTATAGGATCATCCAAAAAATCAGCCACCTACATATGTAAGATGTGTCCTTTTACTACTTCAgccagaagtattttaaaaaaacacatggagTACTTGCATTCATCATCATGCATTGATTCATTTGGTAGTCCTCTTGGActtgataaaagaaaaagtgacattCTCGAAGAACCTATCGATATTGATAGCACTAAACCATTAATTAAACAGCAGTCAACCACATTTCCAAAGAACTCTGCTTTAAAACAAGATGTAAAGCGAACATTTGGATCATCCTCACAATCAAGTAATTTTTCCAAATTCCATAAGAGACCACACAGGATACAAAAAGCTCGGAAAAGCATTGCCCAGTCAGGTGTAAACGTGTGCAATCAAAACAATTCTCACAAGACTGTTATGATTAAAAGCAGCACTGACCAAAAACCGAAGTATTTTCAtcaagcagcaaaagaaaaatctaatgCCAAGGCAAACAGCAACTATTTATATAGACACAAATATGAAAACTACAGGATGATCAAAAAATCAGGTGAATCATATCCTCtacatttcaaaaaagaagagCCCAGTTCATTAAATTCTTTACATCTGTTCTCATCATCAGGTAATTCTCACAACAATAGTTTCATTTCAGACCCTCAAAATTCTGACACCAAAAGGCCAGAAAGCTTCAAAGAACATAGGCGTGTAGCTGTAAAGAGAGTAGTTAAGGAGTCTAAGAAGGAAAGTTCTGTTGGAGGAGAAGACTTGGATAGCTATCCAGATTTCTTACATAAAATGACTGTTGTTGTTCTGCAAAAACTTAATTCCGCTGAAAAGAAAGATAGCTATGAAACAGAAGATGAAAGTTCCTGGGATAATGTTGAGCTAGGTGACTACACTACACAGGCTATAGAAGATGAAACCTATAATGATATTAATCAAGAACATGTAAACTTATTCCCGCTGTTTAAAAGCAAGGTGGAAGGTCAAGAGCCCGGAGAAAATGCTACCCTTAGTTATGATCAAAATGATggcttttattttgaatattatgaaGATGCTGGAACTAATAACTTTTTGCATGACATACATGATCCTCAGCATTTAGAAAATGCGGAAACTTCATTGTCAAAGCATAGTTCTGTTTTTCACTGGACTGATTTGTCTCTTGAGAAGAAATCATGTCCTTACTGCCCAGCAACATTTGAAACAGGTGTTGGATTGTCAAATCATGTCCGAGGACATCTTCACAGAGCTGGACTAAGCTATGAAGCCCGACATGTTGTATCACCAGAACAAATAGCCACAAGTGACAAAATGCAACATTTCAAAAGAACTGGCACAGGGACGCCTGTTAAGCGAGTTAGAAAAG ctatAGAGAAGTCTGAAACCACTTCTGAACACACTTGTCAGCTCTGTGGTGGTTGGTTTGATACTAAAATTGGATTATCGAATCATGTTAGAGGCCATCTGAAAAGACTTGGAAAGACCAAATGGGATGCTCACAAATCTCCAATCTGTGTTTTGAATGAGATGAtgcagaatgaagaaaaatatgaaaagatcttGAAAGCATTGAACAGTCGTCGTATTATTCCCAGACCATTTGTAGCTCAAAAATTTGCATCAAGTGATGACTTTCTGTCTCAAAATGTTATACCTCTTGAAGCATACCGTAATGGCCTAAAGACTGAAGCTTTATCAGTGTCTGCATCAGAAGAAGAAGGGCTGAGTTTCTTAAATGAATACGatgaaacaaaaccagaactgcccagtggaaaaaagaatcaGTCTCTTACACTGATagaactgcttaaaaataaaaggatgggagaagaaaggaattctGCTATTTCTCCTCAAAAAATTCATAATCAAACTGCAAGGAAGAGATTTGTTCAGAAGTGTGTTCTTCCATTAAGTGAAGACAGTCCATTGATGTATCAGCCACAAAGGATGGATTTGACTATGCACTCAG